A stretch of Henckelia pumila isolate YLH828 chromosome 4, ASM3356847v2, whole genome shotgun sequence DNA encodes these proteins:
- the LOC140894709 gene encoding DExH-box ATP-dependent RNA helicase DExH3, with product MTVPSMFIQKSLKFKLSAMSMATRTHSRRLLVPGFYNLQSYSFLARKGVSFAAFSPVSIVLMRHRNVSSIAAATSFPSSSFSFPYTYQRSLGYGRFAYDEYPSEEESDREFSSSSKQQGDSTPDNVEEWRWKLTMLMRNKGEQEVVSRDKKDRRDFDQLSTLATRMGLHSGRYEKVVVFSKLPLPNYRSDLDEKRPQREVMLPIGLQRRVESHLRAHLSRKATTEHDTFLTSSAARNLSLDGLYEPESSTQNVIAETIVRRRSLQMQDKQKDWQESPEGQKMQEFRRSLPSYKERNKLLNVVSQNQVVVVSGETGCGKTTQLPQYILESEIDAARGAACSIICTQPRRISAIAVSERVAAERGEKIGESVGYKVRLEGMRGRDTRLLFCTTGILLRRLLVDRNLKGVTHVIVDEIHERGMNEDFLLIVLKDLLPRRPELRLILMSATLNADLFSSFFGGAPMIHIPGFTYPVRSHFLENILEMTGYRLTPYNQIDNYGQEKMWKMQKQAVRKRKTQIASAVEEALVAADYKEHNYRIQESLSCWNPDSVGFNLIEHVLCHICRNERPGAVLVFMTGWDDINSLKNQLQAHPLFGDPSRVLLLACHGSMASAEQKLIFERPEDGVRKIVLATNMAETSITINDVVYVVDCGKAKETSYDAINNTPCLLPSWISKASARQRKGRAGRVQPGECFHLYPRCVYDVFADYQLPELLRTPLQSLCLQIKSLQLGSISDFLSKALQPPEPLSVQNAIQYLKIIGALDENENLTVLGRNLSMLPVEPKLGKMLIYGAIFNCLDPIMTIVAGLSVRDPFLMPFDKKDLAESAKAQFSARDYSDHLCLVRAYDGWKDAEKERSGYEYCWKNFLSAQTLRAIDSLRKQFFYLLKDTGLIESEESCNSLSGDEHIIRAVICAGLFPAVSFVVNKEKSILLKTMEDGAVLLHSNSVNAQESKIPFPWLVFNEKVKVNAVFLRDSTGVSDSAVLLFGGNISRGELDGHMKMLDGYLEFFMKPELADTYLRLNSELNEFVQKKLLKKKLDIQSYNDLLSAVGLLVSQDKCEGRFVFGRQISASPKKKSKETRDLGSGGDNAKSHLQTLLVRAGHQPPTYKSTQLKNNRFRSTVVFNGLDFVGQPCGSKKEAEQDAAGEALRWFTGESQSSQETIDYMSTLLKKSKKKQQTIATRWR from the exons ATGACTGTCCCTTCGATGTTCATTCAGAAAAGTTTGAAGTTCAAGCTCAGTGCCATGTCTATGGCGACTCGCACACACTCCCGCCGTCTTTTGGTTCCCGGGTTTTACAATTTGCAGTCATACAGTTTTCTTGCGCGAAAAGGCGTCTCCTTTGCTGCTTTTTCTCCTGTTTCAATTGTATTGATGCGGCATAGAAATGTTTCTTCTATTGCTGCTGCTACTTCGTTCCCTTCTTCTTCGTTTTCTTTTCCGTATACTTATCAGCGGAGTTTGGGATACGGGAGGTTTGCTTACGATGAATACCCGTCCGAGGAGGAATCCGACCGTGAATTCAGTTCGTCTTCTAAGCAACAG GGTGATTCGACTCCTGATAACGTTGAAGAGTGGAGGTGGAAGTTAACCATGCTTATGCGCAACAAAGGTGAGCAAGAAGTTGTGTCCAGGGATAAAAAAGACCGACGAGATTTTGATCAGCTTTCGACATTGGCAACCAGAATGGGATTGCACAG TGGTCGGTATGAAAAAGTAGTTGTATTTAGTAAACTCCCATTGCCAAACTACAGATCAGATTTGGATGAGAAGCGACCTCAGAGGGAG GTGATGCTACCTATTGGTTTGCAAAGACGGGTAGAGTCTCATCTTAGAGCGCATCTTTCTAGAAAAGCTACGACGGAGCATGATACCTTTTTGACATCAAGTGCAGCTCGCAACCTTTCACTTGATGGACTATATGAGCCTGAGTCCTCCACCCAGAATGTTATAGCTGAGACTATTGTCAGGCGAAGGAGCTTGCAAATGCAGGATAAACAGAAAGACTGGCAA GAGTCTCCAGAAGGCCAGAAGATGCAAGAATTTAGACGAAGCCTTCCATCGTATAAAGAGCGAAACAAGTTACTGAATGTCGTGTCCCAGAATCAG GTGGTAGTTGTCTCTGGTGAAACTGGCTGCGGGAAAACTACACAACTCCCTCAATACATCTTAGAGTCAGAAATTGATGCTGCTCGGGGAGCTGCATGCAGTATTATCTGCACCCAACCAAGAAGAATATCTGCTATTGCTGTGTCTGAAAGGGTTGCAGCCGAACGTGGTGAGAAGATAGGAGAATCT GTTGGTTACAAAGTGCGGCTGGAGGGAATGAGGGGTAGAGATACTCGTCTCCTTTTTTGTACTACCGGAATCCTTTTAAGGAGATTATTGGTTGACCGAAATTTGAAAGGTGTAACTCATGTTATTGTTGATGAGATTCATGAGCGCGGAATGAATGAAG ACTTCCTTCTAATTGTCCTGAAGGATCTTCTTCCTCGTCGACCTGAGCTGAGACTGATTTTGATGAGTGCAACCCTGAATGCTGATcttttttcttccttttttgGTGGTGCTCCTATGATTCACATTCCG GGATTCACGTATCCTGTTCGGAGTCATTTCCTGGAAAATATTCTAGAAATGACTGGCTACAGGTTGACACCATATAATCAAATTGATAATTATGGTCAAGAAAAGATGTGGAAAATGCAGAAGCAGGCTGTTAGGAAGCGGAAAACTCAGATAGCTTCAGCTGTTGAG GAAGCTCTTGTTGCTGCTGATTATAAGGAGCATAATTATAGAATTCAGGAGTCTCTCTCTTGCTGGAATCCAGATTCTGTTGGCTTTAATCTCATTGAGCATGTGCTTTGTCATATTTGTCGAAACGAAAGACCTGGTGCTGTGCTGGTATTTATGACTGGTTGGGATGACATAAATTCTTTGAAAAATCAGCTTCAAGCCCATCCACTTTTTGGAGATCCAAGTAGAGTTCTATTGCTTGCATGCCATGGTTCCATGGCCAGTGCAGAGCAG aaattgatttttgaaagacCCGAGGATGGAGTTCGGAAGATTGTTCTTGCAACAAACATGGCAGAAACAAGTATCACCATAAATgatgtagtttatgtggttgaTTGTGGTAAAGCTAAAGAGACATCATATGATGCAATAAATAACACTCCATGTTTGCTTCCTTCATGGATCTCAAAGGCTTCTGCTCGCCAA AGGAAAGGCAGAGCGGGTCGTGTTCAACCAGGCGAGTGTTTCCATCTTTACCCTAGATGTGTGTACGATGTCTTTGCGGATTATCAACTGCCAGAACTTCTGAGAACTCCTTTACAGTCTCTCTGCTTGCAAATCAAGAGCCTGCAACTTGGAAGTATTTCAGACTTCCTATCTAAAGCCCTGCAACCACCTGAACCTTTGTCT GTCCAAAACGCCATCCAGTATTTAAAGATAATTGGTGCTTTAGATGAAAATGAAAACCTTACAGTGCTGG GACGGAACCTGTCCATGCTTCCAGTTGAGCCAAAGCTTGGGAAAATGCTCATATATGGTGCTATTTTCAATTGCTTAGATCCAATAATGACAATTGTTGCTGGCTTAAGTGTCAGAGATCCATTCTTGATGCCATTCGATAAGAAGGAT CTGGCTGAGTCTGCAAAGGCGCAGTTTTCTGCACGTGACTACAGTGACCATCTATGTCTGGTGAGGGCTTATGACGGTTGGAAAGATGCTGAAAAAGAGCGATCTGGATATGAGTACTGTTGGAAAAATTTTCTTTCTGCACAGACTCTAAGAGCCATTGATTCTCTTAGGAAGCAGTTTTTTTATCTTCTTAAAGACACCGGTTTAATTGAAAGTGAAGAGAGTTGCAACTCATTGAGTGGTGATGAACATATCATCCGTGCAGTTATATGTGCTGGCCTGTTCCCTGCAGTAAGCTTTGTGGTG AACAAGGAGAAGTCGATATTATTAAAAACAATGGAGGATGGTGCAGTTCTTTTGCATTCG aattctgtgaatgccCAGGAAAGCAAAATTCCATTCCCGTGGCTTGTTTTCAATGAAAAAGTAAAAGTTAATGCAGTGTTCCTTCGTGATTCAACCGGAGTATCTGATTCGGCAGTTCTCTTATTTGGAGGAAATATCTCCAGAGGGGAATTA GATGGCCATATGAAAATGCTGGATGGATATCTGGAGTTTTTCATGAAGCCTGAGTTGGCTGATACATATCTGAGATTGAATAGTGAGCTCAATGAATTTGTTCAGAAAAAG ctcttaaaaaaaaaattggacatACAGAGTTATAATGACCTTCTATCAGCAGTTGGATTATTGGTCTCACAGGACAAGTGTGAAGGAAGATTTGTGTTTGGGCGTCAGATTTCAGCATCGcccaaaaagaaatcaaaagaAACTCGAGATTTAGGAAGTGGTGGTGATAATGCGAAATCTCACCTCCAAACATTGCTTGTTCGGGCTGGACATCAGCCACCGACCTATAAAAGTACGCAACTGAAGAATAACAGGTTCAGATCCACTGTTGTATTCAATGGACTAGATTTTGTTGGCCAGCCTTGTGGTAGCAAGAAAGAGGCGGAACAAGATGCTGCTGGTGAGGCTCTGAGATGGTTTACTGGTGAGAGCCAATCATCTCAAGAGACTATAGATTATATGTCTACCCTTCTGAAGAAAAGCAAGAAGAAACAACAGACTATTGCTACTAGGTGGAGGTAA
- the LOC140894630 gene encoding uncharacterized protein codes for MAASSPSVVPATLRIQSSLTFSSNRNLQIQQIRVPFSDFTSFHPLLGIKTPLRVSTPKIGTGAAPDSAVPSVVQEDQEKPTKELLAEESVKVLKNAAKTRKVPANGVLSAFSEIEKAKFDPSAFLETLGGYESPGRTWMLVFTAEARLESGKYFPITAIQRFDATGKRIENGVYLGGVGSLTFEGRLSWNKRILAFVFERIRIKIGPLSPFEISFKGKDEREPNTKDPFFIWFYVDEEIAVARGRSGGTAFWVRCKRVLT; via the exons ATGGCTGCTTCTTCTCCGTCTGTGGTTCCCGCTACACTTCGAATTCAATCTTCTCTCACATTTTCTTCAAACCGGAATCTTCAAATTCAACAAATTCGCGTACCCTTTTCCGATTTCACTTCATTTCATCCTCTCCTGGGAATCAAAACTCCTCTCAGAGTTTCCACACCCAAGATCGGTACTGGAGCTGCTCCTGATTCCGCCGTACCATCGGTTGTtcaagaagatcaagaaaaaccCACCAAG GAGTTACTTGCTGAAGAGTCTGTGAAAGTGCTTAAAAATGCGGCCAAAACAAGAAAAGTCCCAGCCAACGGAGTTCTTTCTGCCTTTTCAGAGATCGAAAAGGCGAAATTCGATCCCTCGGCTTTTCTTGAAACACTCGGAGGATACGAATCACCTGGAAGAACTTGGATGCTTGTGTTCACTGCAGAAGCAA GATTGGAAAGCGGTAAATATTTCCCCATCACAGCCATTCAGAGGTTTGATGCAACT GGAAAGAGGATTGAAAATGGAGTGTATCTTGGTGGTGTGGGGAGCTTGACGTTTGAAGGTAGATTGTCATGGAATAAGCGGATACTGGCATTCGTATTCGAGCGGATTCGAATCAAGATTGGACCTTTAAGCCCGTTCGAGATCAGTTTCAAAGGGAAAGATGAGAGGGAGCCGAACACCAAGGACCCTTTCTTCATTTGGTTCTATGTGGATGAGGAAATAGCCGTAGCTCGAGGAAGAAGTGGCGGCACTGCATTTTGGGTTCGTTGTAAACGAGTCCTCACCTAG
- the LOC140894629 gene encoding beta-glucosidase 44-like: protein MIIQKSSNCVLLLLILIVATFSHECCYGGQVPDTGGLSRSSFAKGFVFGTAGSAYQVEGMASKDGRGPSIWDTFIKAPGREPNNATGEVSVDQYHKYKEDIDLMARLNFDAYRFSISWSRIFPDGTGRVNKLGVDYYNRLIDYMLHKGITPYANLNHYDLPQALEDRYKGWLGRQVVEDFADYADFCFKTFGDRVKNWQTFNEPRVVAALGYDNGFFAPGRCSKAFGNCTEGDSSTEPYIVAHNMILSHGAAAKRYREKYQKLQKGRIGILLDFVWYEPLTKSKADNYAAQRARDFHIGWFLHPLVYGEYPKTMQNIVGKRLPKFTKEEVYMVKGSFDFVGINQYTAYYMYDAHQANPKNLGYQQDWNCGFAYDRNGVPIGPRAHSYWLYIVPWGLYKAVTYIKEHYGNPTMILAENGMDQPGEVTLPKGLNDKLRIDYYRSYLAQLKKAIQDGANVIGYFQWTLLDNFEWRLGYTSRFGIVYVDFKTLKRYPKLSAYWFQKLLRRNN, encoded by the exons ATGATAATTCAGAAAAGTAGTAATTGTGTGCTTTTGTTGCTTATATTAATTGTTGCTACTTTTAGTCATGAATGTTGCTACGGGGGCCAGGTACCGGACACGGGCGGGCTGAGCCGGAGCAGCTTCGCAAAAGGGTTCGTGTTCGGGACGGCCGGTTCGGCTTACCAGGTCGAAGGCATGGCCAGCAAAGATGGCCGAGGACCCAGCATTTGGGATACTTTCATCAAAGCTCCAG GTCGCGAGCCGAATAATGCTACGGGAGAGGTGTCGGTGGATCAGTATCACAAATACAAA GAGGACATTGATCTTATGGCAAGACTCAACTTTGATGCTTACCGCTTTTCTATTTCATGGTCAAGAATATTCCCAG ATGGAACTGGAAGAGTAAATAAGTTGGGAGTAGATTACTATAACAGGTTGATAGATTATATGCTCCATAAAG GTATCACCCCATATGCTAATCTTAATCACTATGATCTTCCACAAGCACTTGAGGATAGGTACAAGGGGTGGTTGGGACGCCAAGTAGT GGAAGATTTTGCTGATTATGCTGACTTCTGTTTCAAGACATTTGGTGACCGAGTCAAGAATTGGCAGACGTTTAATGAACCTAGGGTGGTGGCTGCACTCGGGTACGATAACGGGTTTTTCGCACCTGGAAGGTGCTCGAAAGCGTTTGGAAACTGCACGGAGGGTGACTCGTCTACTGAGCCTTATATTGTTGCTCATAACATGATACTTTCTCATGGAGCCGCGGCTAAGAGATACCGCGAGAAGTATCAA AAACTACAGAAGGGGAGGATAGGGATCCTATTGGATTTTGTTTGGTATGAACCTCTTACAAAATCGAAGGCCGACAATTATGCTGCTCAAAGGGCAAGAGACTTTCATATTGGATG GTTCTTGCATCCTCTGGTGTATGGTGAGTATCCAAAAACAATGCAGAACATTGTTGGGAAAAGGCTTCCGAAATTCACAAAGGAAGAGGTGTATATGGTGAAGGGATCATTCGATTTCGTTGGCATAAATCAGTACACTGCTTACTATATGTATGACGCTCACCAGGCCAATCCTAAGAACTTGGGCTACCAGCAAGATTGGAACTGTGGATTTGCTT ATGACCGCAATGGAGTCCCAATCGGTCCTAGG GCACACTCATACTGGCTTTACATTGTGCCATGGGGTCTATACAAAGCCGTGACGTACATCAAAGAACACTACGGAAATCCCACAATGATTCTGGCTGAAAATG GGATGGATCAACCAGGCGAAGTGACTCTTCCGAAGGGCTTAAACGACAAGTTAAGGATTGACTACTACAGAAGCTACCTAGCTCAACTGAAGAAGGCAATCCAAGATGGAGCCAATGTTATAGGCTACTTCCAGTGGACGTTGCTCGACAACTTCGAGTGGAGATTGGGATACACGTCTCGGTTTGGGATCGTGTACGTCGATTTCAAGACATTGAAGAGGTATCCCAAGTTGTCTGCTTACTGGTTTCAGAAGCTTCTGAGGAGGAATAATTAG